The proteins below come from a single Miscanthus floridulus cultivar M001 chromosome 1, ASM1932011v1, whole genome shotgun sequence genomic window:
- the LOC136465879 gene encoding uncharacterized protein yields MPDLDGGVLHSSSGSGAAATASSASPDVATLVERAIAKLPPELAAQAVDTKRKAKSQDPGWKYGWWPDASKKDFVQCIFCKKIVPSGIKRFKQHLAGGYGDAVGCEDEEQQDDATAAEEPAAVPEPSSGTKVKQKKRIAQAAISSLTQKMSRSVSSMLCKSPEEVVEERHRSKHSQPTLEHCTKKSKEAKVVVDDHVADFFYENRIPLKVINSRSWEVLIESIGQYGPGYRSPSYHDIRVPLLEKAVNRTSELRKKHEEAWKEYGYTIMSDGWTDTSHRHLINFLANSPAGTFFLGSVDASSEIANGPLLADLLEKQIDKVGKEHVVQIVTDNGANFKAAGRLLMERIPHLFWTPCVAHCLDLLLEDIGKIKEFNTCINMAKKVCRFMYKHGRILDLMRDKIGGDLVRPAITRFATSFLTLASMHKNKTGLRNLVVSEEWQATNFSSTTEGRQVENIILSMPFWNKVELCIRATQPLLVALRIADGDETPAAPEIMAAMDHAKAAIKDSLKDKPNLLKEVLEYFDKRWENQMEQQLW; encoded by the exons ATGCCTGACCTTGACGGAGGTGTTCTACATTCATCATCTGGGTCAGGTGCAGCTGCCACGGCTTCCTCAGCTAGTCCAGATGTTGCAACACTAGTTGAGAGGGCTATTGCAAAGCTACCTCCAGAGCTTGCTGCCCAAGCTGTTGACACCAAGAGGAAGGCAAAATCACAAGATCCAGGATGGAAGTATGGGTGGTGGCCAGATGCTTCGAAGAAGGATTTTGTGCAGTGCATATTTTGCAAAAAGATTGTCCCCTCTGGAATAAAAAGATTCAAGCAGCACCTTGCCGGGGGGTATGGAGATGCAGTTGGAT GTGAAGATGAAGAGCAACAAGATGATGCTACTGCTGCAGAAGAACCAGCAGCTGTACCAGAACCAAGCTCTGGAACAAAAGTCAAGCAAAAGAAGAGGATTGCTCAGGCTGCCATCTCTTCTCTCACTCAAAAAATGTCCAGATCAGTGAGCTCAATGCTTTGCAAGTCACCGGAAGAAGTAGTTGAAGAGAGGCACAGATCCAAGCATAGTCAACCTACACTTGAGCATTGCACAAAGAAAAGTAAGGAGGCCAAAGTAGTTGTTGATGATCATGTTGCAGATTTCTTCTATGAGAATCGCATTCCATTGAAAGTCATTAATTCTAGAAGCTGGGAAGTTTTGATTGAGTCAATTGGACAATACGGCCCTGGGTACCGCTCACCATCATATCATGATATAAGGGTACCACTGCTTGAAAAGGCTGTGAACAGGACATCAGAGTTGAGGAAGAAGCATGAGGAGGCTTGGAAGGAATATGGCTACACCATAATGTCCGATGGGTGGACTGACACAAGCCATCGCCATCTCATCAATTTCCTTGCTAACAGTCCAGCAGGGACTTTCTTTCTAGGGTCTGTTGATGCTTCAAGTGAGATAGCAAATGGaccattgttggctgatttgttggagAAGCAAATAGATAAGGTTGGGAAGGAACATGTGGTACAGATTGTCACTGACAATGGAGCCAACTTCAAGGCTGCAGGGAGGCTTTTAATGGAGAGGATCCCACATCTATTTTGGACACCATGTGTTGCCCATTGCTTGGATTTGTTATTAGAGGACATTGGGAAGATCAAGGAATTCAACACTTGCATCAACATGGCAAAGAAGGTGTGTAGGTTCATGTACAAGCATGGGAGGATTCTAGATCTCATGCGAGATAAGATTGGAGGAGATCTTGTGAGGCCAGCTATAACTCGCTTTGCCACTTCATTTCTCACATTAGCAAGCATGCATAAGAACAAGACTGGATTGAGGAATTTAGTGGTTAGTGAGGAATGGCAAGCTACCAATTTCTCTAGCACTACAGAAGGCCGGCAAGTTGAGAACATTATCCTTTCAATGCCATTTTGGAATAAAGTGGAATTATGCATAAGAGCTACACAGCCACTTCTTGTTGCTCTTAGGATTGCAGATGGAGATGAGACACCTGCGGCTCCTGAGATTATGGCAGCCATGGATCATGCAAAGGCTGCAATCAAGGATTCTTTGAAAGACAAACCAAATTTACTCAAAGAGGTACTAGAATAT